One window of the Macaca thibetana thibetana isolate TM-01 chromosome 1, ASM2454274v1, whole genome shotgun sequence genome contains the following:
- the F11R gene encoding junctional adhesion molecule A, whose translation MGTKAQADRKLLHLFILAILLCSLALGSVTVHSSEPEVRIPENNPVKLSCAYSGFSSPRVEWKFDQGDTTKLVCYNNKITASYEDRVTFLPSGITFKSVTREDTGTYTCMVSEEGGNNYGEVKVKLIVLVPPSKPTVSIPSSATIGNRAVLTCSEKDGSPPSEYTWFKDGIVMPTNPKSTRAFSNSSYVLNPTTGELVFDPLSASDTGEYSCEARNGYGTPMTSNAVRMEAVERNVGVIVAAVLVTLILLGILIFGIWFAYSRGHFDRTKKGTSSKKVIYSQPSARSEGEFKQTSSFLV comes from the exons ATGGGGACAAAGGCGCAAGCCGACAGGAAACTGTTGCACCTCTTCATATTGGCGATCCTGTTGT gCTCCCTGGCATTGGGCAGTGTTACAGTGCACTCTTCTGAACCTGAAGTCAGAATTCCTGAGAATAATC CTGTGAAGTTGTCCTGTGCCTACTCGGGCTTTTCTTCTCCCCGTGTGGAGTGGAAGTTTGACCAAGGAGACACCACCAAACTCGTCTGCTATAATAACAAGATCACAG CTTCCTATGAGGACCGAGTGACCTTCTTGCCAAGTGGTATCACCTTCAAGTCTGTGACACGGGAGGACACCGGGACATATACTTGTATGGTCTCTGAGGAAGGCGGCAACAACTATGGGGAGGTCAAGGTCAAGCTCATCGTGCTTG TGCCTCCATCCAAGCCTACAGTTAGCATCCCCTCCTCTGCCACCATTGGGAACCGGGCAGTGCTGACATGCTCAGAAAAAGATGGTTCCCCACCTTCTGAATACACCTGGTTCAAAGATGGGATTGTGATGCCTACGAATCCCAAGAGTACCCGTGCCTTCAGCAACTCTTCCTATGTCCTGAATCCCACAACAGGAGAGCTG GTCTTTGATCCCCTGTCAGCCTCTGATACTGGAGAATATAGCTGTGAGGCACGGAATGGGTATGGGACACCCATGACATCAAATGCTGTGCGCATGGAAGCTG TGGAGCGGAATGTGGGGGTCATCGTGGCAGCTGTCCTTGTAACCCTGATTCTCCTGGGAATCTTGATTTTTGGCATCTGGTTTGCCTATAGCCGAGGCCACTTTGACA gaACAAAGAAAGG GACTTCGAGTAAGAAGGTGATTTACAGCCAGCCTAGTGCTCGAAGTGAA GGGGAATTCAAACAGACCTCGTCATTCCTGGTGTGA